From a single Sporosarcina oncorhynchi genomic region:
- the kynU gene encoding kynureninase has translation MTQHTLSAAQQLDANDRFAAYRNEFYIPEETIYMDGNSLGLLSKRAERTLYKLLESWKTLGIDGWTEGEHPWFYMSETIGEKMAPLVGGAAAEVIATGSTTTNLHQLVSTFYKPVGNKTKILADELNFPSDIYALKSQLRLKDYDADTHLIQVASRDGRFLDEDMIIEAMTEDVALIVLPAVLYRSGQVLDMEKLSKAANDRNIPIGFDLCHSVGSVEHSLHDWGADFAFWCTYKHLNGGPGSVGGLFIHEKNFGKAPGLAGWFGSKKEAQFDMDHTMDPAIDSGAYQIGTPHVLSLAPVIGSLEMFEELGMAAIRERSLKLTGYMLELIDQELSEAGFTIGNPLDETRGGHLLLEHAEAARICKALKKDGVIPDFRAPNGIRLAPVALYNTYEDIWHTVQKLKTIMNEKRYEQFENKRSVVA, from the coding sequence ATGACACAACATACACTTTCAGCAGCGCAGCAACTGGATGCGAATGACCGATTCGCAGCTTATCGTAACGAATTTTACATACCGGAAGAAACAATCTATATGGATGGGAATTCCCTCGGTTTGTTATCCAAACGGGCAGAACGCACATTATACAAACTGTTGGAATCTTGGAAGACACTCGGAATCGATGGATGGACAGAAGGGGAGCATCCTTGGTTTTATATGTCTGAGACAATCGGAGAGAAAATGGCGCCACTCGTCGGTGGGGCGGCCGCAGAAGTGATTGCGACAGGCTCGACGACAACCAACTTGCATCAGCTTGTGTCAACGTTTTATAAGCCTGTCGGCAATAAAACCAAAATCCTCGCTGACGAATTGAACTTCCCATCTGATATTTATGCACTGAAAAGTCAGTTGCGTTTAAAAGACTATGATGCGGACACGCATTTAATCCAAGTCGCAAGCCGTGATGGCCGTTTTCTTGATGAAGACATGATAATTGAGGCGATGACGGAAGACGTGGCGTTAATTGTACTTCCAGCCGTGTTATATCGGAGTGGACAAGTGCTTGATATGGAAAAACTATCGAAAGCGGCGAATGACCGTAATATCCCAATTGGTTTCGACCTTTGCCATTCTGTTGGATCTGTCGAGCATTCCCTGCATGATTGGGGTGCGGATTTTGCATTCTGGTGTACGTATAAGCATTTGAATGGCGGCCCGGGTTCTGTCGGTGGGTTGTTCATTCACGAGAAGAATTTTGGTAAAGCGCCTGGACTTGCCGGATGGTTCGGTTCGAAGAAGGAAGCGCAATTTGATATGGATCATACAATGGACCCAGCAATCGATTCAGGTGCCTACCAGATTGGCACACCGCATGTGTTAAGCCTCGCGCCGGTAATAGGCTCACTGGAAATGTTCGAGGAACTCGGCATGGCTGCGATACGTGAACGGTCATTGAAACTGACAGGTTATATGCTGGAGCTGATTGATCAGGAACTGTCTGAAGCAGGATTCACAATTGGTAACCCTTTGGACGAAACGCGTGGGGGGCATTTATTGCTCGAGCATGCGGAAGCGGCCCGAATCTGTAAAGCATTGAAGAAAGACGGCGTCATTCCAGATTTCCGTGCACCGAACGGCATCCGTCTTGCACCCGTCGCATTATATAATACGTACGAAGACATTTGGCATACCGTCCAGAAACTAAAAACAATCATGAATGAAAAACGGTATGAACAGTTTGAAAATAAGCGAAGTGTCGTCGCATGA
- a CDS encoding response regulator transcription factor, whose product MIRIVIAEDQGMMLGALGSLLNMEDDMQVVGMARNGEEAVNLVKMHEPDICIMDIEMPVKTGLDAAEELKGMDTKIIILTTFARAGYFERARKAGVRGYLLKDSPIEELVDSIHTIDEGRRIYAPELVDIAYEEDSVNPLTDRESQVLELVAEGKTTKEIAGELYLTQGTVRNYISTILEKLNVGNRIEAISHFKEKGWFK is encoded by the coding sequence GTGATTCGAATTGTCATTGCAGAAGACCAGGGAATGATGTTGGGCGCACTAGGCTCCCTTTTGAATATGGAAGATGACATGCAAGTTGTCGGGATGGCACGTAACGGGGAAGAGGCTGTAAACCTCGTCAAAATGCACGAACCCGACATTTGCATTATGGATATTGAAATGCCCGTGAAGACGGGGCTTGATGCTGCAGAAGAACTTAAAGGGATGGATACCAAAATCATCATCCTGACAACGTTCGCACGGGCAGGCTATTTTGAACGTGCACGCAAAGCAGGTGTACGCGGGTATCTATTGAAAGACAGCCCGATAGAGGAGCTTGTCGATTCAATCCACACAATCGACGAAGGCCGTCGTATTTATGCGCCCGAGCTTGTCGATATCGCGTACGAAGAAGACTCAGTGAATCCGTTGACGGACCGCGAAAGCCAAGTGCTTGAACTCGTTGCTGAAGGAAAGACGACGAAGGAAATTGCAGGTGAATTGTATTTGACGCAAGGAACTGTGCGTAATTACATATCGACGATTCTTGAAAAACTAAATGTCGGCAACCGAATTGAAGCGATTTCACACTTCAAGGAAAAAGGCTGGTTCAAATAA
- a CDS encoding sensor histidine kinase: MHKWYKIIPKSPWLSIYAWIIFCLLPFFFIFRSWSAFDISIGIGLLALFFISYFFSFKSKSGIVYMWLSFEIVISVVMTLLFGYVYFSIFTAIFIGNIRNKVGFFIMYGLHIALTIGAIVAGFFIDLNLFLPQIHFIIITVIGVILLPFNLYNRGRRENLEGQLEDAKDRISELILLEERERIARDLHDTLGQKLSMIGLKSDLARRLITKSPEEAERELADIRQTASTALKEVRELVADMRATKLTDEMIRVRQILSAGEIELKVTGVPPAATILPSNMENVLSMCLKEAVTNVVKHSEAKECEVAFIQTEDEVVIVVHDNGVGMKEQQSVSSGLKGMRERLEFVNGSLHIEEHRGTKLTIRMPIVITHQVEEGKS; encoded by the coding sequence ATGCACAAGTGGTACAAAATCATACCAAAAAGCCCATGGCTTAGTATTTACGCATGGATCATCTTCTGCCTGCTACCGTTTTTCTTCATTTTCAGATCATGGTCGGCATTTGATATTTCAATCGGAATCGGGTTGCTCGCTCTCTTTTTCATATCCTACTTTTTTTCATTCAAGTCAAAGAGCGGCATCGTCTATATGTGGCTTAGTTTCGAAATCGTCATTAGCGTCGTCATGACGTTATTGTTCGGCTATGTGTATTTCTCGATTTTTACAGCAATTTTCATCGGCAACATTCGTAACAAAGTCGGCTTTTTCATTATGTATGGACTACATATTGCGCTAACGATTGGTGCCATTGTTGCAGGGTTTTTCATTGACTTAAATCTGTTTCTGCCACAGATTCATTTCATCATTATTACGGTTATTGGTGTTATTCTGCTACCGTTCAATCTATACAACAGAGGCAGACGTGAGAATTTGGAAGGTCAGCTGGAAGATGCGAAAGACCGAATTTCAGAACTCATCTTGCTTGAAGAACGGGAGCGGATTGCACGCGATTTGCATGATACGTTAGGACAGAAATTATCGATGATCGGTCTCAAAAGCGACTTGGCACGCAGATTGATCACCAAAAGCCCAGAAGAAGCTGAAAGGGAACTCGCTGATATCCGCCAGACGGCAAGTACAGCATTGAAAGAAGTGCGTGAACTTGTTGCGGACATGCGCGCAACGAAACTGACGGATGAAATGATTCGTGTCCGCCAAATTCTTTCAGCGGGCGAAATTGAACTGAAAGTTACAGGGGTACCGCCCGCTGCGACTATACTTCCGTCCAATATGGAAAACGTCTTGAGCATGTGCTTGAAAGAAGCCGTGACGAACGTCGTTAAACATAGCGAAGCGAAGGAGTGTGAAGTCGCATTCATACAGACGGAAGACGAAGTGGTAATCGTTGTTCATGACAATGGCGTCGGGATGAAAGAGCAACAATCAGTTAGCAGTGGACTGAAAGGAATGCGTGAACGACTTGAATTCGTCAACGGCTCACTTCATATTGAAGAACACCGTGGCACGAAACTGACAATTCGTATGCCGATTGTCATTACACATCAAGTAGAGGAGGGGAAGTCGTGA
- a CDS encoding IS1182 family transposase: MISTQETLNLSPYMAIYDIVVPKDNMLRQIGELVDFTFILDELKNKYCLDNGRNAVPPIRMFKYLLLKSIFDLSDVDVVERSKYDMSFKFFLDMAPEDDVINPSSLTKFRKLRLKDVGLLDMLIYKTVDIALEKKLITSKTIIVDATHTKSRYNQKSPKEFLMEKSKNVRKAVYQIDESMKEKFPSKTTSNEVQDELDYCQKVITVIEKEEHIARIPAVQEKLNVLKEVVEDFAEQLDFSTDPDARVGHKTADSSFFGYKTHLAINDERLITAAIVTTGEKSDGKYLQELIEKSQGTGMEIDTVIGDTAYSEKDNIHYAKENKLQLVAKLNPSITQGGRAKEDEFEFNKDAGMYVCKAGHMAIRKARTNKKNVGKNQRQTYYFDIEKCKTCPFRDGCYKEGAKSKTYSVTIKSTEHKEQEAFQNSEEFKEIAKSRYKVEAKNSEIKQRHGYDVATYAGLFGMQMQGAMTIFAVNLKRILTLMKEVE, translated from the coding sequence ATGATTTCAACCCAAGAAACATTGAATCTAAGTCCATACATGGCAATCTACGATATTGTCGTCCCAAAAGATAATATGCTACGCCAGATTGGCGAGCTTGTCGATTTCACATTCATCCTTGATGAATTGAAAAACAAGTATTGCTTGGACAACGGACGCAATGCAGTCCCCCCAATTCGGATGTTCAAATATTTATTGTTGAAGTCGATCTTCGATCTTTCAGACGTGGATGTAGTTGAACGATCTAAATACGATATGTCCTTTAAATTCTTTCTGGACATGGCGCCGGAAGATGACGTCATCAACCCGAGTTCATTAACGAAATTCCGCAAACTTCGTCTTAAAGATGTAGGTCTATTAGACATGCTCATCTATAAAACGGTTGATATCGCGCTAGAAAAAAAGTTAATAACGAGTAAAACCATTATCGTGGACGCAACACATACGAAATCAAGATATAACCAAAAATCACCCAAAGAGTTCCTGATGGAGAAGTCTAAGAATGTACGAAAGGCAGTCTATCAAATTGATGAATCAATGAAGGAGAAGTTCCCGTCCAAAACCACTTCCAACGAAGTGCAGGATGAGTTGGATTATTGCCAGAAAGTCATCACTGTCATTGAAAAAGAAGAGCACATCGCCCGTATACCAGCTGTTCAAGAAAAATTGAATGTGTTAAAAGAAGTGGTGGAAGATTTCGCAGAACAGCTCGATTTCTCAACAGATCCCGACGCGCGTGTCGGACATAAAACAGCAGATTCTTCTTTCTTCGGTTACAAAACACATCTCGCGATCAATGATGAGCGATTGATTACAGCTGCGATTGTGACAACTGGTGAAAAAAGCGACGGAAAATATCTGCAGGAACTGATTGAGAAAAGCCAAGGAACAGGAATGGAAATTGATACGGTCATCGGTGATACCGCCTATTCAGAAAAAGACAACATCCATTATGCAAAAGAAAACAAACTTCAATTGGTGGCCAAGTTAAATCCTTCCATCACACAAGGTGGCCGAGCGAAGGAAGATGAATTCGAGTTCAATAAAGATGCTGGCATGTATGTCTGCAAGGCTGGACATATGGCCATTCGCAAAGCACGTACGAATAAAAAGAATGTAGGAAAGAATCAACGACAAACCTATTATTTTGACATCGAAAAATGTAAAACATGTCCATTTAGGGATGGATGTTATAAAGAAGGTGCGAAAAGCAAGACCTATTCTGTGACGATAAAATCGACAGAACATAAAGAACAGGAAGCGTTCCAAAATAGCGAGGAATTCAAAGAGATAGCTAAATCTCGTTATAAAGTTGAAGCGAAAAACAGTGAAATAAAACAAAGACACGGGTATGATGTAGCCACATACGCGGGGTTATTTGGCATGCAGATGCAAGGTGCCATGACCATATTCGCAGTAAATCTTAAACGAATCTTGACCTTAATGAAGGAAGTAGAGTAA
- a CDS encoding fatty acid desaturase codes for MSKEKTKQLHKDVSPYAKSDLKKSVFQLINTVPPVFILWFLAYQSLSVSIWLTIGITIIAAGFVVRTFIIFHDCTHGSFFKNKKANDIVGTITGIITLFPYEKWKREHAIHHASSSNLDKRGVGDIWVMTVEEYVGASKWDRFKYRAYRNPLVMFGFGPLYLVLITGRINRKDARKKERNNTYLTNVLLVAIYALMIWLVGWQAFLIVQGSIMFVAAALGIWLFYIQHTFEDSYFEEESDWDYVKAAVEGSSYYKLPKVLQWATGNIGFHHVHHLAPRVPNYNLELAHDSTPPLHQATTINIKTSLESLKYKVYDPSKKRFITFKEVNSILKKPLPTIDLKRKHTSFDTK; via the coding sequence ATGAGTAAGGAAAAAACAAAGCAACTGCATAAAGATGTCTCGCCTTATGCCAAATCGGATTTAAAAAAGAGCGTCTTCCAACTGATCAATACGGTACCACCTGTTTTCATTCTCTGGTTCCTTGCGTATCAGAGCCTTTCTGTATCCATCTGGTTGACAATCGGAATCACCATCATAGCAGCAGGATTTGTCGTTCGGACATTCATCATCTTCCACGACTGCACGCATGGTTCATTCTTTAAAAACAAAAAAGCAAATGATATTGTCGGAACGATAACGGGGATCATCACATTGTTCCCGTACGAAAAATGGAAGCGTGAACACGCAATCCACCATGCATCTAGCTCGAACCTCGATAAGCGGGGCGTCGGCGATATTTGGGTCATGACTGTTGAAGAATATGTAGGCGCTTCAAAATGGGATCGTTTCAAATACCGTGCCTACCGTAATCCACTTGTCATGTTCGGATTTGGACCGTTATATCTTGTCCTAATTACAGGGCGTATTAACCGTAAAGATGCACGGAAGAAAGAACGTAATAACACATATTTGACGAATGTATTGCTTGTCGCAATTTATGCGTTGATGATCTGGCTTGTCGGTTGGCAGGCGTTCCTGATTGTTCAGGGATCGATCATGTTCGTTGCAGCAGCACTCGGTATTTGGTTGTTCTACATCCAGCATACATTCGAAGATTCCTATTTTGAAGAGGAATCCGATTGGGATTACGTGAAAGCGGCAGTGGAAGGCAGCTCGTACTACAAATTGCCGAAAGTCCTTCAATGGGCGACAGGTAATATCGGCTTCCACCACGTGCATCACTTAGCACCACGTGTTCCAAATTATAACTTGGAGCTTGCACACGATTCAACGCCGCCCCTTCATCAGGCGACGACTATTAATATCAAAACAAGCTTGGAGTCACTTAAATACAAAGTATATGACCCGTCAAAAAAGCGCTTTATCACATTCAAAGAAGTGAATAGTATTTTGAAAAAACCATTGCCAACAATCGATTTGAAACGGAAGCACACAAGTTTTGACACAAAATAA
- the fabG gene encoding 3-oxoacyl-ACP reductase FabG, which yields MKMKGKTVVITGGANGIGAVAAELFGKQGAQVAIIDFNENAGEKLAARLHAQGIEAAFFKTNVAKDSEVKSTAEKVLAHFGKVDVLINNAGITRDAMLLKMESETFQQVIDVNLTGVFHCTQAFLPAMLEVGKGKIINTSSIAGLGGNVGQTNYAASKAGIVGMTRTWAKEFGRKGINVNAVSPGFIETDMIGTIPEKVLAHIKQMTPFTRLGRPEDIANAYLFLASDDADFINGTVLEVDGGMLK from the coding sequence GTGAAGATGAAAGGGAAAACGGTAGTCATTACGGGAGGGGCGAACGGGATTGGCGCGGTTGCGGCAGAACTGTTCGGTAAGCAGGGTGCGCAAGTCGCCATCATCGATTTCAATGAAAATGCAGGTGAAAAGCTTGCAGCAAGATTGCATGCACAAGGAATTGAAGCGGCATTCTTTAAGACAAATGTCGCTAAGGACTCTGAAGTGAAAAGCACAGCGGAAAAAGTGCTTGCCCATTTTGGAAAAGTAGACGTGCTCATCAACAATGCAGGCATCACACGTGACGCAATGCTGTTGAAAATGGAGTCTGAAACGTTCCAACAAGTAATCGACGTCAATTTGACAGGTGTCTTCCATTGCACGCAGGCATTCCTGCCGGCAATGCTTGAAGTAGGAAAAGGAAAAATCATCAACACCTCGTCCATTGCGGGACTTGGTGGAAACGTCGGACAGACGAATTATGCCGCTTCAAAAGCGGGTATCGTCGGCATGACACGCACTTGGGCCAAAGAATTCGGCCGTAAAGGCATCAATGTGAATGCGGTCTCTCCAGGATTCATCGAAACGGATATGATTGGAACAATTCCGGAAAAAGTACTGGCGCACATCAAGCAGATGACCCCTTTTACAAGGCTTGGCAGACCTGAAGATATCGCAAATGCTTATCTTTTCCTCGCTTCAGACGATGCCGATTTCATTAATGGGACCGTGCTTGAAGTAGACGGCGGCATGTTGAAGTAA